A segment of the Candidatus Nitrososphaera gargensis Ga9.2 genome:
GATTGCGGCTGCGAGATGTTCCAGCGGATCATCGTGACAAAGCTGGGCGATGTCAATGGTTGGAGCTGCGTCTCATGCAAGGCATTCTACAAGATAAAGGAGCTGAAGAAGGCAATCCTTACAGTCTAAAGTTATATCAGAGAAACACGATTATTTTTGTTGCTATTGGAGACTACTACTGCGACTGCGTCATCAACCCACTCGCACAGCTATGACGCTGGCCTCATGGAGCGGCTGCTGTTCAGGGTGGCAAAAAAGTGGGTCGCCGGCTATGACGCTGGCGAGGCGATAGCAGCTGCGCTTGATTCCAACAGCAGAGGCATGTCCGCCATCCTGAACTTCCTTGGCGAGGACACCACCGACGCCAAGATCGTGGATCAGACTGTAAGGGAGTACCTGTCATTGATGGACCTGATCGGCAAAAGGCAGGTGCGGGGATGCGTGTCGGTCAAGCCGACCCAGCTTGGCCTTGCGATCGACTATGACATGTGCCTGCAAAATTTCAAGAGGCTTACTGCCAGAGCAAAAGAGCTTGATCAATTCATGTGGATAGACATGGAGTCTGTCAAGTTCACCGAGGACACGATTGCTATCTATCTGGAGCTTTACAAGCAGTACGACATGACTGGCGTAGCAATACAGTCATACCTGCGCCGGAGCGCAAGCGACCTACTGCACATAGCCGAGCATGGCGGCAAGGTGAGGCTTGTCAAGGGCGCGTATCACGAGCCTGAGGAACACGCTTTTTCTACAAAAGAGGAGGTTGACGCCAATTATGTAAAGCTCATGAGGATGCTCTTTGAAAGCGGAAGCTTTTTTGCCATAGCGACCCACGACTCGAACATGATCGAAGAGGCCATCAGGCTGAGCAATGACAGTACAAAGGAGTTCGAGTTCCAGTTGCTGATGGGGATCCGGGATGAGTTGAAAAACGAGCTTACCACAAAAGAATTTGCAGTTGCCGAGTACATCCCCTACGGCAGCCAGTGGCTTCCCTACTCTGTGCGCAGGATAAGGGAGCGCAAGCGCAACCTGCTTTTATTGGCCAGATCTCTCATTCAACAATAATAGTCTGGCTCTGCTCGCGCATAAACTGCGTAAGGTAATGCGGCCCGCCCGTCCCCCTGCCTGTGGTGCCTGAGCTCTTCCAGCCGCCAAAGGGCTGGCATCCGACCATCGCGCCGGTGGTCGCGCTCGCCTGCCTGTTGACGTAAACGACACCGGCTTCGATGCAGTCGAGGAACTCTTTGATCTCTTCCTGCTTGCCGCTGAATATGCCGGCCGTCAGGCCATAGTCGGACTCGTTTGCAAGCTTGATCGCGTCGTCAAACTTTTCATAGTGGGCCACGCACAGGATCGGCACGAATAGCTCCTCCTTGAACAGCCGGTGCTTTTTTGGAAGTCCCGTTACAATCATGGGCTGGACGTAGTAGCCGTGCTTTAGCTCGCCGTCTTTTATGGCAGAGCCGCCGACCAGGACCTTGCCATCCCTGTCAGCCATCTTGGCGTACCGCTGGTATTTCTTGTAGGCGTCCTCGTTGGCAAGCGGGCCGACAAAGGTGTTGGGGTCAAGTGGGTTTCCGACAGGCAGGTCCCTTGTCTTTTCTACAAGCCTCTTGACGAACTCGTCTTTTACTTTCTTGTGCACATAGACGCGTGAGCATGCGCTGCACTTTTGCCCCGAGTAGCCAAATGCCGCCTTGAGCACACCGTCGACTGCCTTGCCAATGTCAGCGGTCTCGGTCACTATAGCAGGGTTCTTGCCGCCAAGCTCTGCTATAAGCGGCTTGGGTCTTGTTTTGCTGAACTCTTGGGCCATGCCATAGCCTACATCACGGGAGCCGGTGAACACGATCCCTGAAACGTCCTTGTTGCTGACGAGCTCGCCTCCAACCTTGCCGCCTGGGCCTATCACCAAGTTAAAGACGCCATCTGGCAGCCCCGCCTGCTTGAACACCTCGGCAAATTTGCATGCGATTATCGGCGTATTGCTCGACGGCTTGACGACCACGGTGTTGCCTGTAATGATCGCTCCGGTACTCATGCCGACCAAGATGGCGGCAGGAAAATTGAATGGAGCGATGACTCCCCACACGCCGTAGGGCTTCATGACGCTTCTGCTCTTTTCGTTTGGTTGGGCGCTTTTCATCACTGTTTCAAAGCCATTGTTCCTCTCCATTTCTTCAGAGTAGTAGCGCAAAAAGTCAATAGCCTCGTCGACATCCGCTATGGCCTCATAGCGGTTCTTGCCGTTCTCGTACGAGATCCATGCGGCAAGCTCAAACTTGCGCTGGCTCATAATGTCCGCTGCAGATCGGCATATCTGCACGCGCTCTTGGTAGTTCGTCCGGCTCCAGCTCTCAAACGCCTTTTTGGCCGCCGCCACGGCCTGCTTTACATGGCTGGCGCTTCCAACCGGAAGGTGGCCAAGCACTATTCTGGTATCTATTGGCGATACGTGAGATGTGGTGGCTGGCGTCCTTACCTCCCTACCGCCTATTATCATTGCATATTTCCTGCCAAACTCTGTCCTTACCTGCTCCAGTGCCCTCTCGTACCTATCGTGAAACTGCCCTTCCGCCTTCTCTGCCATGAACCTGCGCACGGTGTGCTCGTTTTCAAACATCTACTACTGATATCGTGACAAGAACCTTAAAAATCATGAGTGATAGAAAAGAATACTAATTACTTTTACCCACCACCCTACACAATGAGCGCTACCAGCAGCAAATCGCGGATAGTACTCTTCCTGTTGGTAGTCATTGCGCTGGTCTTTTTCATAACAAGCTTTGTGGCTGCGGCATTTACAAATAGCGTCAACAACAGTATTCAAGAGGCTAGCTCCCAAGCAAGCTGCATAATAGTGCAGACTGGCGAAGATAAAGTGTTTGGCGAATGCGGTTTCTCCTAGCGCCTTAACCGCTTCCAGGCCAGTATTGCTGCCAGGCCAGCTGCGGCTATAGCTGCAGGCAGTGGAAATTCCGGCACTGCAGTTGTACCCTGTATTGTGATCTTTTGCAGGTCGTGTTCGTGCTCTATTGTTATCATAGCATGCGTCTGATTCTCTGCCGTGCTGACGCCTTCTGCCGCCGACGTGCCGTCAAGGCTGACTGCAAAGGGTCCGGCCATGAATTCTTTGGGAATTGAGAATTCTGATCTGCCTGATGCATCCTGCACGCCTTCCAGGCTAATGTTGATGCTCCTGCTCGGCGGGTCAAAGGCTGCATCCACTATGCGCGAGTTCGTTTGCAGGCCTACACCATATTGCATCCCTTCATGTTCAAAAACGACTGTCCCCTTCCTCACGAGCACCGTTTCGACTGGCGGTGAAAGAGGCTTTTGCGCTATCACAACCCCGGTTATTTTGGTTGCTGGCATCTTGTCCAGCCTGATGACCGTCGCCGCACTGCTTGGCACAGTCGCACTCTTGTACCCGTCTGCCGATACTGTGACTTCATCAAAGAGCGATCTTGTGCTATTATCCTTGATAGGGATGATCAGTTCGTATGCCCCGTGAGGGCCGGTCTTGGCTGCAAACAATTCGGCACTTGGGATGACGCTGGCAAAGCTTGGTACTACTGAAGCATTCTCTATGGGCCTGCCGCTGCTACTGTCTGTTACCTTGCCTCTTATTGTAATTGTTTCTCCAAAATCAAGGACGATATTTGCAAGGCTGCCGGCCTGAACCTCGATTAAACTGCTAACAGGCACGCTGCCAAAGGACGCCGTGACGACATAGGTGCCGCTGCTAATGCCGCTGTCAAGAGTAAACCTGCCATCCTGATCGGTTTTTGCGGTAGCCGTGCCTGCTGCAAGGAATAGTGCAAGCTGCGTATCGTCCACATGCAGCCCCTTTGGCATTGCAAAGATGGTGGCATCTGCAACAGGGTTGCCGTTTGGTTCAACCACCCTTCCACTGATTGTGCCGGATTTGTGCAGTGTAAAATTAACTGTATTATTTTCTGCCGGCAAAGTCACGGCAGCGCTTGCAGGGGCGTACTCCTTGCTGAAAAGTGACGGGATGATGATGGTGTATTCTCCTGGTGCCAGATCGTTGTCAAGCGTATAGCGCCCGTCAGAATCTGTAATTGCTGCAGTATCGACCATGATGCCGTTGCTATCAAATGCAAACACTGCCACGTCTGGCACAGCATTACCGGCGCTATCTGTTACTCTGCCGGATATGGCATGTGAGTTCTTTAGCTGCACGTTCAGCGTGGTGAGCTTGCCCTGCTCCAGCTGCACTTCAGAGACATGCGATATGTATCCTGCATCTTGTGTTTTGAACAGGATTGGGACTTTGTTCTGAAGCGAACCAAGCTCGGTATTGTTTAAAAGATTTTGCAATATGGCAATGTCAATTCCGGGCTTGAAAGCATAGATATCGTATTGGCCAGTCTTCAAGCCGGTGTCAAGCACGAAAACTCCATCGTCCATTGTAATATCATAATTGGCCGAATGCGGGCTTGATGCTGCAACTACAATGCCAGGGATTGGTCTGCCCTGCTCGTCTGTAATGCGCCCGGATACCATAGCAGACGGCTGCATAAAGATCGTCAGGTTTTTGGCCGCGCTAGTGCCGTCAACTACTACTATGTTGTTTGATGACGCTACAAAACCGGGCACAAACACTGTTACGTTGTAGATGCCCGGATCAAGCGATTCGTTTAGCTCAAACCTGCCGAATGCGTCTGTTGATACATGAGGTGTAAAAGCTGACAGCAGCTCTGCCGTTTCAAGCGCATTTCGCACGTTGGAAGGCGAGCCTCCTGTCGCAATTATCGATTGGAGTATCAGGTCTTCCTGCCCGTTCACTACTACAAGGGCGTTTTTTACAGGAACCCCGCTCTGCGCGCTGGCAGGCATCATAATGATGACGGTCATTACTGCTAGCGCTAGGACAGCTAGAGCGAGTTTTTTCACCTGTAAGGATTGTCTGGTGTATTTTTAAGGCAACCCGAAGACTGTTCTAGATGATAGAGCAGCCACGGCAGATTATCTTGCTCTTGATAAGCCCCTTTTTCTGCGAGCAGTTGCTGCATACCTTCCTGTTGCAAATGCTGCAAGTGCCACTATGGTTGGCACATGCAGGAGACCGGCATATCTCGCACCGGATATAGTGAGCAGCGCAGAAGGTAGAGCTGCAAATATAGCATATCGCGCGGTGTTCCATGCATGCCGGCTCTAGGCACATCTTGCAGTACGCAAGGTGGGTACTGCATAACAGGTTGCCGCAACTACAGATCGAGCCTTCTGCGAGTGCTACTGAGCATGAAGAGCACCTGCCCCACGTCCCCTGCCCGGTGTAGGCGCTCCACATCACGTCGCCATAATGCTCTTTTGAATCATTCACAAGGATCCTAGCTCGATATACTGTCTCAACAAGCCAGCCGGTGATGCCAAAGCTTGTCTTGCTCTTGATGTTGCCAAGCGCCTGATGGAACCTTTCTTTTTCTTCATGTTGTATATCTTTCAGCTCGTCTTCAAGCGCCTTTCTGTTGGTGTGCAGCTGCTCTATCTTCCTCCTTGTTGACAATATCCTTTGTTTGTTTGTATCAATTCTGTTTTCTATGGATATCAGGCGCGGCTTGAGGCTCTTTTTCTTCTTGCTTTCCTTCTTTACATCCTTGTATAGCTTTTCGTATTCTTTTACCGTGTCAATGTCAGTGTTGATTGATTGCTGCAATTTTGCAACCTTTTCATCAATGTTGGCAATCTTGGCGCGAGGCTTTTCTGATCTTGCTGCAATGTTCTCCTTTCTTTTTTCTTCAATCAGAATGTCAAACTTGT
Coding sequences within it:
- a CDS encoding proline dehydrogenase family protein; translated protein: METTTATASSTHSHSYDAGLMERLLFRVAKKWVAGYDAGEAIAAALDSNSRGMSAILNFLGEDTTDAKIVDQTVREYLSLMDLIGKRQVRGCVSVKPTQLGLAIDYDMCLQNFKRLTARAKELDQFMWIDMESVKFTEDTIAIYLELYKQYDMTGVAIQSYLRRSASDLLHIAEHGGKVRLVKGAYHEPEEHAFSTKEEVDANYVKLMRMLFESGSFFAIATHDSNMIEEAIRLSNDSTKEFEFQLLMGIRDELKNELTTKEFAVAEYIPYGSQWLPYSVRRIRERKRNLLLLARSLIQQ
- a CDS encoding aldehyde dehydrogenase family protein — its product is MFENEHTVRRFMAEKAEGQFHDRYERALEQVRTEFGRKYAMIIGGREVRTPATTSHVSPIDTRIVLGHLPVGSASHVKQAVAAAKKAFESWSRTNYQERVQICRSAADIMSQRKFELAAWISYENGKNRYEAIADVDEAIDFLRYYSEEMERNNGFETVMKSAQPNEKSRSVMKPYGVWGVIAPFNFPAAILVGMSTGAIITGNTVVVKPSSNTPIIACKFAEVFKQAGLPDGVFNLVIGPGGKVGGELVSNKDVSGIVFTGSRDVGYGMAQEFSKTRPKPLIAELGGKNPAIVTETADIGKAVDGVLKAAFGYSGQKCSACSRVYVHKKVKDEFVKRLVEKTRDLPVGNPLDPNTFVGPLANEDAYKKYQRYAKMADRDGKVLVGGSAIKDGELKHGYYVQPMIVTGLPKKHRLFKEELFVPILCVAHYEKFDDAIKLANESDYGLTAGIFSGKQEEIKEFLDCIEAGVVYVNRQASATTGAMVGCQPFGGWKSSGTTGRGTGGPHYLTQFMREQSQTIIVE
- a CDS encoding carboxypeptidase regulatory-like domain-containing protein gives rise to the protein MTVIIMMPASAQSGVPVKNALVVVNGQEDLILQSIIATGGSPSNVRNALETAELLSAFTPHVSTDAFGRFELNESLDPGIYNVTVFVPGFVASSNNIVVVDGTSAAKNLTIFMQPSAMVSGRITDEQGRPIPGIVVAASSPHSANYDITMDDGVFVLDTGLKTGQYDIYAFKPGIDIAILQNLLNNTELGSLQNKVPILFKTQDAGYISHVSEVQLEQGKLTTLNVQLKNSHAISGRVTDSAGNAVPDVAVFAFDSNGIMVDTAAITDSDGRYTLDNDLAPGEYTIIIPSLFSKEYAPASAAVTLPAENNTVNFTLHKSGTISGRVVEPNGNPVADATIFAMPKGLHVDDTQLALFLAAGTATAKTDQDGRFTLDSGISSGTYVVTASFGSVPVSSLIEVQAGSLANIVLDFGETITIRGKVTDSSSGRPIENASVVPSFASVIPSAELFAAKTGPHGAYELIIPIKDNSTRSLFDEVTVSADGYKSATVPSSAATVIRLDKMPATKITGVVIAQKPLSPPVETVLVRKGTVVFEHEGMQYGVGLQTNSRIVDAAFDPPSRSINISLEGVQDASGRSEFSIPKEFMAGPFAVSLDGTSAAEGVSTAENQTHAMITIEHEHDLQKITIQGTTAVPEFPLPAAIAAAGLAAILAWKRLRR